The Sphingobium aromaticiconvertens genome has a segment encoding these proteins:
- a CDS encoding beta-galactosidase, whose translation MSRKAGRMFQRLGGSALLLSAMLFSAPMAQAAPAPGASAASGQAQFDNLWLGSAWYPEQWPEERWAEDLRLMKAHGANVVRIGEFAWSRMEPIEGQYDMDWLVRAVRLADRYGIKVVIGTPTDTPPAWMTQKYPEVLRVDSDGRRLGHGGRRQFSISDPHYRQLSRDIVSRMAQALGREANVIGWQIGNEYTDESYDPAARAAWVDWLKARYGTLDKLNDAWTTAYWSQTYSDWTQVPFNTDKGNPGWMLECKRFITSQWVAFQKNQLDAIRAHALPAQFITTNLGGLGWANRFDRYAINRDLDFASWDNYVGTGHLKSYRNGATHDLVRGWKRKNFWVMEIQPGFVNWAPVSNMLYPGETRAMAWQAIGHGADGILYWQWRNALNGQETMHGSILGPDGKPLPVYEEVSRIGRDMAKAAPAIVGTSPVSPVAILQDYPSRWTIDFQPHHKDYDQISVLLDYYAPLKDALGSVDIVEAQGPLDRYKLVVAPNLSIINDDLAKKLTAYVRGGGHLILGPRSGQRDDYDRLQPRRQPGLLADLLGGQVEQFYALDEPVEVGSGKATIWAEDLSIKASDVETLLRYGKANGWLDGHAAAITRRVGKGRITYVGALLDQGLMKGLIDGALEGAGVARDFPVPADVELMTREGDGRSIVILINHGREDRSVTLPRTMDDILEGGRKTSITLAAEGVAVLQDVRK comes from the coding sequence GTGTCGCGAAAAGCTGGCAGGATGTTTCAAAGGCTTGGCGGCTCTGCCCTGCTGCTGTCGGCGATGCTTTTCTCCGCCCCCATGGCGCAGGCCGCGCCAGCCCCCGGCGCCAGCGCGGCATCGGGGCAGGCGCAGTTCGACAATCTCTGGCTGGGTTCCGCCTGGTATCCCGAACAATGGCCAGAAGAACGCTGGGCCGAAGATCTGCGGCTGATGAAAGCGCATGGCGCCAATGTCGTGCGGATCGGCGAATTCGCCTGGAGCCGGATGGAGCCGATCGAGGGGCAATATGACATGGATTGGCTGGTCCGCGCGGTGCGGCTGGCCGACCGCTATGGCATAAAAGTGGTGATCGGCACGCCGACTGATACGCCGCCCGCCTGGATGACCCAGAAATATCCCGAAGTGCTGCGCGTCGACAGTGACGGCAGACGGCTGGGTCATGGCGGTCGGCGGCAATTCTCCATCTCCGACCCCCATTACCGCCAGCTTAGCCGCGACATCGTGTCGCGCATGGCGCAGGCGCTGGGGCGCGAGGCCAATGTGATCGGCTGGCAGATCGGCAATGAATATACCGACGAAAGCTATGATCCCGCCGCGCGTGCTGCCTGGGTCGACTGGCTGAAGGCGCGATACGGCACGCTGGACAAGCTCAACGATGCCTGGACGACGGCCTACTGGTCGCAAACCTATAGCGACTGGACGCAGGTGCCCTTCAACACCGACAAGGGCAATCCGGGCTGGATGCTGGAGTGCAAGCGCTTCATCACCAGCCAGTGGGTCGCCTTTCAGAAGAACCAGCTGGACGCGATCCGCGCCCATGCACTGCCCGCGCAATTCATCACCACCAATCTGGGCGGTCTTGGCTGGGCCAACCGCTTTGATCGCTATGCCATCAACCGCGACCTCGATTTCGCGTCCTGGGACAATTATGTCGGCACCGGACACCTCAAATCCTATCGCAATGGCGCGACGCATGATCTGGTGCGCGGTTGGAAGCGCAAGAATTTCTGGGTGATGGAAATCCAGCCGGGCTTCGTAAACTGGGCGCCGGTCAGCAACATGCTTTACCCTGGTGAGACGCGGGCGATGGCATGGCAGGCGATCGGTCATGGCGCGGACGGCATCCTTTACTGGCAGTGGCGCAATGCGCTGAACGGACAGGAAACGATGCATGGTTCGATCCTTGGCCCGGACGGTAAGCCGCTGCCGGTGTATGAGGAAGTCAGCCGCATCGGTCGCGACATGGCAAAGGCCGCGCCCGCGATCGTCGGCACGTCGCCGGTTTCGCCGGTCGCGATCCTTCAGGATTATCCCAGCCGCTGGACGATCGACTTTCAGCCGCATCACAAGGATTATGACCAGATATCGGTGCTGCTCGATTATTATGCGCCGCTCAAGGATGCGCTGGGCAGCGTCGATATTGTCGAGGCGCAGGGACCGCTCGACCGCTACAAGCTGGTGGTCGCTCCCAACCTTTCCATCATCAACGACGATCTTGCGAAGAAGCTGACCGCCTATGTGCGTGGTGGCGGGCATCTGATCCTGGGGCCGCGATCGGGCCAACGGGACGATTATGACCGGCTCCAGCCGCGCCGTCAGCCGGGGCTGCTCGCCGATCTGCTCGGCGGACAGGTCGAGCAATTTTACGCGTTGGACGAGCCTGTCGAAGTGGGGTCGGGCAAGGCGACGATCTGGGCGGAGGATCTCTCCATCAAGGCGTCCGATGTCGAAACGTTGCTGCGCTATGGCAAGGCGAATGGCTGGCTGGACGGTCACGCTGCCGCCATCACCCGCCGCGTGGGCAAGGGGCGGATCACCTATGTCGGTGCGTTGCTGGATCAGGGACTGATGAAGGGACTGATCGACGGCGCTCTGGAAGGGGCAGGGGTCGCCCGAGACTTCCCCGTGCCGGCCGACGTCGAACTGATGACCCGCGAAGGGGACGGGCGGTCGATCGTGATCCTCATCAACCATGGACGGGAAGATCGGTCGGTTACGCTGCCCCGGACTATGGACGATATATTGGAGGGTGGTCGCAAGACCTCCATCACGCTGGCGGCCGAAGGGGTCGCCGTTTTGCAGGATGTGCGCAAATGA
- a CDS encoding glycosyl hydrolase, producing MKRTKLGKLATSVALAAISIGTATGQQSASLPDPESFRNPPADARPQTLYFWMNGNVTRQGLDADLDAIARVGMGGVLVFDGSDDVPKGPVDYLSPQWLGLMTHMMDKADTLSLKVGMHNAPGWSSSGGPWIAPAQAMQQIVWTETSIAGGKRLRLALPKPYAKLDYYKDAAVLAFPASDGDESRYRDAIAGMRVGKGVDARTLTDRDLHSAIEIAPDTPLVISMKTPFPAQAVTLYAVKDAPGFSATIEASDDGSNWTRIGKVSVAVERGIEAPGTLNFARVSARHFRVTPSAKVKLAEALFHATPRIEDWDTKGEHGIRIGSAVERHPSNAARPDAIDPSRVIDISAKVDSRGMLDWTPPAGRWTILRFGHTPTGKLNVAASDAGRGLEVDKLNIAAVDHQFESSVGRVIKAAGPHAGKAFDMLEIDSFEAGMQNWTPTMLADFQKRNGYSLLPYLPTLTGRIVGDADVSDRVLYDYRRTLADLMADNYYGRMQSHANAAGLRFHAEGYGPGAFDALQVSGRAQVPMTEFWSRTPWTDNRTVKMVSSAAHVYGKPVVAAEAFTGEAQTSRWLDYPYAMKTLGDQMFAQGVNQFYFHRYAHQPNPLASPGMAMGPWGINLERSNTWFAQSRPWMEYLGRSQYMLRQGRNVADILYFVGEESPNQSEYLRPDISPDSNPKIGQYFSPQVPAGYSYDMVNAEVLLTRASVKDGRILLPDGASYRMLVMPDTIASMTPQLAQRLRDLVRQGMVMLAPKPARSLTMAGQPDGDAAFRAAIDDLWGTQAANTTPRRVGEGRIFATGGIAPVLADMDATPDVACETASPDGQVVWLHRRLADGDVYFVANRQRRAERLTCTFRVSGKAPALWDAESGAISRPALFDAGKSTTRVAFDLSPAGSTFVSFREPVSGAKRLDWVAKDGARFTDLDARTPVVAAPSDSFTLSLWAKPDIDLRLMPKESVDGRINETGKNYLVNARSGRDTHGDGTAVAGLAIGRNGAFVIERISPDSVPAVLVSHQPIAGWSHIALVYDKGTPSLYIDGKLAHTGLKSGRTVFAGGSDKPSPSGVTYSFEGNATPLRTDARALAPAEIAAEAAKGPPAPMTSLSPAEINRADDGSLRALVWDSGRYTTSAGRGFRADVPAPHAIDGPWTVRLQPGRGAPAQITLPGLQSLSHHPDPAVRHFSGTATYERNINVPASAVKKGQRVYLDLGRVEILSGVSVNGRDLGVVWKEPYRVDVTDVVHAGVNSLSLTVTNLWANRMIADAALPEEGRFVDNADWTIGERASADGKMTPVMARKIVELPDWYKAGKAKPEGGRVTFTPWTFFQANEPLLDSGLLGPVRLVFAQDISLK from the coding sequence ATGAAGCGCACAAAGCTGGGCAAACTGGCAACAAGCGTGGCATTGGCCGCAATCAGCATCGGCACCGCGACAGGGCAACAAAGCGCGAGCCTTCCCGATCCGGAAAGTTTTCGCAATCCGCCCGCCGATGCGCGCCCCCAGACACTCTATTTCTGGATGAACGGCAATGTGACCCGGCAGGGGCTGGACGCCGACCTTGATGCGATCGCGCGCGTCGGCATGGGCGGCGTGCTGGTGTTCGACGGCAGCGACGATGTGCCCAAGGGGCCGGTCGATTATCTCAGCCCGCAATGGCTGGGACTGATGACGCATATGATGGACAAGGCGGACACGCTGAGCCTGAAAGTGGGCATGCATAATGCGCCCGGCTGGTCGTCGAGCGGCGGCCCATGGATCGCCCCGGCGCAAGCCATGCAGCAGATCGTCTGGACCGAGACGAGCATCGCCGGCGGCAAGCGGCTGCGCCTTGCCCTGCCCAAACCTTATGCCAAGCTGGACTATTACAAGGATGCGGCGGTGCTGGCCTTTCCTGCGTCGGATGGCGATGAGAGTCGCTATCGCGATGCTATCGCCGGGATGCGGGTTGGCAAGGGGGTCGACGCCAGAACACTGACCGATCGCGACCTGCACAGCGCGATCGAGATCGCGCCGGACACGCCGCTGGTCATATCCATGAAGACGCCCTTCCCCGCGCAGGCCGTGACACTTTACGCGGTCAAGGACGCACCCGGCTTTTCGGCAACGATCGAGGCATCGGACGACGGCAGCAACTGGACCCGCATCGGCAAAGTGTCAGTCGCGGTCGAGCGCGGCATTGAAGCGCCGGGGACGCTCAATTTTGCCCGCGTCTCCGCGCGTCATTTCCGCGTCACGCCCAGCGCCAAGGTGAAACTGGCCGAGGCGCTGTTCCATGCCACACCGCGCATCGAGGATTGGGACACCAAGGGCGAGCATGGCATCCGCATTGGCAGCGCGGTCGAGCGGCACCCATCGAATGCGGCCCGACCCGATGCGATTGATCCATCGCGGGTCATAGACATCAGCGCGAAGGTGGATTCGCGCGGGATGCTCGACTGGACGCCGCCCGCGGGTCGCTGGACGATCCTGCGCTTTGGCCATACGCCGACGGGCAAGCTCAACGTCGCGGCCTCCGACGCGGGTCGGGGGCTTGAGGTCGACAAGCTGAACATAGCGGCGGTCGATCATCAGTTCGAAAGCAGTGTGGGGCGCGTCATCAAGGCCGCAGGTCCCCATGCGGGCAAGGCCTTCGACATGCTGGAGATCGACAGTTTCGAGGCCGGAATGCAAAACTGGACTCCGACGATGCTGGCGGATTTCCAGAAGCGGAACGGCTATTCGCTGCTGCCCTATCTGCCCACGCTCACTGGCCGCATTGTGGGTGACGCCGATGTTTCCGACCGGGTGCTGTACGACTATCGCCGCACGCTCGCGGACCTGATGGCCGACAATTATTATGGGCGGATGCAGAGCCACGCCAATGCCGCTGGCCTGCGTTTCCATGCGGAAGGCTATGGCCCCGGCGCGTTCGACGCCTTGCAGGTCAGCGGCCGGGCGCAGGTGCCGATGACGGAGTTCTGGTCCCGCACACCCTGGACCGACAACCGCACGGTCAAGATGGTGTCCTCCGCCGCGCATGTCTATGGCAAGCCGGTCGTCGCGGCAGAGGCCTTTACGGGTGAGGCGCAGACCAGCCGCTGGCTCGACTATCCCTATGCGATGAAGACGCTGGGCGACCAGATGTTCGCGCAAGGCGTCAACCAGTTCTACTTCCATCGCTATGCCCATCAGCCCAATCCGCTGGCCAGTCCCGGCATGGCGATGGGTCCGTGGGGCATCAACCTGGAGCGCAGCAACACATGGTTCGCCCAGTCGCGCCCCTGGATGGAGTATCTGGGCCGCAGCCAATATATGCTGCGGCAGGGACGGAATGTCGCCGACATCCTCTATTTCGTCGGCGAGGAAAGCCCGAACCAGAGCGAATATCTGCGCCCCGACATATCGCCCGACAGCAACCCGAAGATCGGGCAATATTTCAGTCCGCAAGTGCCCGCAGGCTATAGCTATGACATGGTCAATGCCGAGGTGCTGCTGACCCGCGCGAGCGTGAAGGACGGGCGGATCCTCCTGCCCGATGGCGCAAGCTATCGGATGCTGGTGATGCCCGACACGATCGCCAGCATGACGCCGCAACTGGCGCAGCGGCTGCGCGATCTCGTGCGGCAGGGCATGGTGATGCTGGCGCCCAAGCCTGCCCGCTCGCTGACCATGGCGGGGCAGCCTGATGGCGACGCGGCCTTCCGCGCGGCAATCGACGATCTGTGGGGCACGCAGGCGGCCAACACCACGCCGCGCCGGGTCGGCGAGGGCCGTATCTTTGCGACGGGCGGCATTGCGCCTGTGCTGGCCGATATGGACGCAACGCCTGATGTGGCCTGCGAGACGGCATCACCCGACGGACAGGTCGTCTGGCTGCATCGCAGGCTTGCGGACGGCGACGTCTATTTCGTCGCCAACCGCCAGCGCCGGGCCGAGCGGCTGACCTGCACCTTCCGCGTAAGCGGCAAGGCGCCAGCATTGTGGGATGCGGAGTCGGGGGCGATCAGCCGCCCTGCCCTGTTCGATGCCGGGAAATCCACGACCCGTGTCGCCTTCGACCTGTCGCCTGCCGGATCGACCTTCGTCAGCTTCCGCGAACCGGTTTCCGGCGCGAAGCGGCTGGACTGGGTGGCCAAGGACGGCGCGCGGTTCACCGATCTTGATGCCAGGACGCCCGTTGTCGCGGCACCGTCCGACAGCTTCACCCTCTCGCTCTGGGCCAAGCCCGACATCGACCTGCGGCTTATGCCGAAGGAAAGCGTCGATGGGCGGATCAACGAGACAGGCAAAAATTATCTGGTCAATGCCCGCTCCGGGCGAGACACCCATGGCGATGGCACGGCAGTCGCCGGTCTTGCCATCGGCCGCAATGGCGCCTTCGTGATCGAGCGGATTTCACCCGACAGCGTGCCCGCCGTGCTCGTTTCGCACCAGCCGATCGCGGGGTGGAGCCATATCGCGCTGGTCTATGACAAGGGGACGCCCAGCCTCTATATCGACGGCAAGCTGGCGCATACGGGCCTGAAGAGCGGGCGTACCGTCTTTGCCGGCGGGTCGGACAAGCCCTCCCCCTCGGGCGTCACCTATTCTTTTGAGGGCAATGCGACACCGCTTCGCACCGACGCACGCGCGCTGGCCCCGGCGGAGATCGCCGCCGAAGCCGCCAAGGGACCGCCCGCGCCGATGACCAGCCTCAGCCCTGCGGAGATCAACCGCGCGGATGACGGATCACTGCGCGCGCTGGTGTGGGACAGCGGGCGCTACACGACCAGCGCCGGGCGCGGCTTTCGGGCCGATGTGCCCGCGCCGCACGCAATCGACGGGCCGTGGACGGTCCGCCTTCAGCCCGGTCGTGGTGCACCGGCGCAGATCACGCTCCCTGGGCTTCAATCGCTCAGTCATCACCCCGATCCTGCGGTGCGCCATTTCTCCGGCACCGCCACCTATGAGCGCAACATCAACGTGCCCGCCAGCGCGGTGAAAAAGGGCCAGCGTGTCTATCTGGACCTTGGCCGGGTCGAAATCCTTTCCGGCGTCAGCGTCAACGGCAGGGATCTAGGTGTCGTATGGAAGGAACCCTATCGCGTCGACGTGACCGATGTTGTCCATGCCGGGGTTAACAGCCTGTCGCTGACCGTCACCAACCTGTGGGCCAACCGCATGATCGCCGACGCAGCGCTGCCCGAGGAAGGCCGGTTCGTCGACAATGCCGACTGGACGATCGGCGAGCGGGCGAGCGCGGACGGGAAGATGACACCGGTGATGGCGCGCAAGATCGTGGAGCTGCCCGACTGGTACAAGGCGGGCAAGGCCAAGCCCGAGGGTGGGCGCGTAACCTTCACGCCCTGGACCTTCTTTCAGGCTAACGAGCCGTTGCTCGATTCCGGCCTGCTGGGTCCAGTGCGCCTGGTCTTTGCCCAGGACATCAGTCTCAAATAA
- a CDS encoding glycoside hydrolase family 140 protein, producing MTRNTLVGLGLSLLALAASVAASAAPATQPLRIADNHRYLATQDGRPFFWLGDTGWLLLGRLDRAETEHYLARRAAQGFNVIQVMVLHTDQQTNRYAAPAMLDKDPARPRVTPGNDPARADEYDYWDHLDWVVDRAAAHGLYVALVPIWGTIVVESKLPPERAAAYGKFLGERYRSKPNIVWLNGGDTPGEKNAATWEALGAAIKAADPGHLMTFHPIGRTDSAWYYHRAPWLDFNMFQSGHKSYAQDEKGARAEDNWRYVAEDLSRPPLKPTIDGEPSYENIPHGLHDLTAPRWLAADVRRYAWWSVFGGAFGHSYGSNDVMQMFVPGKDKPAYAADVHWEKALEQEGAGQMHHLRDLMLSRPFFERVPDQQLIAGQNGTGYERVIATRGKAYAMAYSYTGRPFRIRMGQIAGQKVSAAWFDPRTGVAKPIGTFTNNGERLFTPPGTPQPGNDWVLLLDSK from the coding sequence ATGACTCGCAACACACTGGTCGGCTTGGGGCTGAGCCTGCTGGCGCTGGCCGCAAGCGTCGCAGCCAGCGCCGCGCCCGCAACCCAACCGCTGCGGATTGCCGACAATCACCGCTATCTCGCAACGCAGGATGGCCGGCCCTTCTTCTGGCTGGGCGACACTGGCTGGCTGCTGCTGGGTCGCCTCGATCGGGCGGAGACAGAGCACTACCTTGCCCGTCGGGCGGCGCAGGGCTTCAACGTCATACAAGTGATGGTGCTGCACACCGATCAGCAGACCAACCGCTATGCCGCGCCGGCGATGCTGGACAAGGATCCAGCGCGTCCGCGTGTCACGCCCGGTAACGACCCGGCCCGCGCCGACGAATATGATTATTGGGACCATCTGGACTGGGTGGTCGATCGCGCCGCCGCGCACGGCCTCTATGTCGCGCTGGTGCCCATCTGGGGTACGATCGTCGTCGAGAGCAAGCTGCCGCCAGAGCGTGCGGCTGCCTATGGCAAATTTCTGGGCGAACGCTATCGGAGCAAGCCCAACATCGTCTGGCTGAACGGCGGCGACACGCCGGGGGAAAAGAATGCCGCCACCTGGGAAGCGCTGGGCGCGGCCATAAAGGCAGCGGACCCCGGCCATTTGATGACCTTCCATCCTATCGGCCGCACCGATTCTGCATGGTATTATCACCGCGCGCCCTGGCTGGACTTCAACATGTTCCAGTCCGGCCACAAAAGCTATGCGCAGGATGAGAAGGGCGCGCGCGCCGAGGATAACTGGCGTTATGTCGCGGAAGATCTGTCCCGCCCTCCGCTGAAACCCACGATCGACGGCGAACCGAGTTACGAAAATATCCCGCATGGCCTGCATGACTTAACGGCACCGCGCTGGCTGGCGGCGGATGTGCGGCGCTATGCCTGGTGGAGCGTGTTCGGTGGCGCCTTCGGGCATAGCTATGGCAGCAATGATGTCATGCAGATGTTCGTGCCGGGCAAGGACAAACCCGCCTATGCCGCTGACGTGCATTGGGAAAAGGCGTTGGAGCAGGAGGGGGCAGGGCAGATGCATCATCTGCGCGACCTGATGCTGTCGCGCCCCTTCTTTGAGCGCGTGCCCGACCAGCAACTGATCGCGGGGCAGAACGGCACTGGCTATGAGCGGGTGATCGCTACGCGGGGCAAGGCCTATGCCATGGCCTACAGCTATACCGGACGGCCTTTTCGCATTCGCATGGGCCAGATCGCGGGCCAGAAGGTGAGCGCGGCCTGGTTTGATCCACGCACGGGCGTAGCCAAGCCCATCGGCACCTTCACCAACAATGGCGAGCGATTGTTCACGCCGCCCGGCACGCCGCAGCCGGGCAATGACTGGGTGCTTCTGCTCGATAGCAAATAG
- a CDS encoding TonB-dependent receptor yields MRITNHILTGVALCGVIGFLPASAAAQSAPDTNSADIVVTGIRASLQSAQNLKRNSDKIVDSIVAEDIGKLPDVNVAEALQRVSGIQVSRDRGEGGSIAIRGLSQVLTTLNGREVFTAGGGRGFNLQDVPSELLAGIDVYKTPSADLIEGGIGGVVDLRTRKPLDKKGFVFSASARGRYSDLADDVKPMASVLVSNSWDTGIGEIGVLVSAAYQERAFATDIINVGAPNGRTDIIAGQTVNAPNGSYQPAIKGNRRRIGIDGMVQWKPTPELEVYGQVGYQEFRSIQTQFGLNIPTNGRTAVPGTATVFDGTNDIRSISYNNVAFNTFGVARDTYDENFQYSGGVNYVTDGMRLNFDVNYSTSKNTLYYSELDLAGVAPRADQDVSAGVPSMLLSGVNLNNIGSYTIGAMTRNENYFKGDMWAVKGDASFDVESDFLKSLNFGLRWAKRGMDFTPVRFFQTPGTAAARVNAAGFSDLFMSNPLNNMFSGSGNINQDFLVANPDALRPLDNFDAIRQQLGITTPVSVSTPGIYSINETTMAGFATAKYGFDLGAVPVDGNIGLRVIRTGLQVQGNRLNAGQTVPTPIDMNSNYLSVLPSANIRFGLSDKLQLRLAASQVLTRPGFSQLAPTLTLVPAQNTGSSGNPDLRPLKADQLDASLEYYFAPTGSVYLAGFYRNVQNFILTGTILRVIDGIEYSISAPTNSNQGKIKGIEVGGQTFFDFLPGLLSGFGVQANYTFVDSSTGTSIAGLSTPLTDLSKHSFNVSGIYEKGPLSARLAYNWRDKFLTGLFTNNVVVGLPVYRKAYGWLDASINLDVTDNITVSLEGSNLLRSKTDTYYGRETLVGNLEQDDIQVLAGVRVTF; encoded by the coding sequence ATGCGCATCACCAATCATATTCTAACGGGTGTCGCCCTTTGCGGTGTCATCGGTTTCCTGCCTGCATCGGCTGCCGCGCAATCTGCGCCTGATACGAACAGTGCGGACATCGTTGTCACCGGCATCCGCGCCAGCCTTCAGTCGGCGCAGAACCTCAAGCGCAATTCCGACAAGATCGTGGATTCCATCGTTGCGGAAGACATCGGCAAGCTGCCGGACGTCAATGTCGCAGAAGCATTGCAGCGCGTTTCAGGCATACAGGTCAGCCGCGACCGTGGCGAAGGTGGAAGCATCGCGATCCGTGGTCTGTCGCAGGTGCTGACCACGCTCAATGGTCGGGAGGTCTTTACCGCAGGCGGTGGACGCGGCTTCAACCTTCAGGACGTGCCGTCCGAACTGCTCGCCGGTATCGACGTTTACAAAACGCCATCAGCGGATCTGATCGAAGGCGGCATCGGCGGCGTGGTTGATTTGCGCACGCGCAAGCCACTCGACAAAAAGGGGTTCGTGTTCAGCGCGAGTGCCCGAGGGCGATATTCGGACCTTGCCGATGATGTGAAGCCGATGGCGTCCGTCCTGGTAAGCAATAGCTGGGACACCGGTATCGGTGAAATCGGTGTGCTGGTGAGCGCTGCCTATCAGGAGCGGGCCTTTGCAACCGACATCATCAATGTCGGCGCACCCAACGGTCGCACGGACATCATCGCGGGCCAGACGGTCAACGCCCCGAACGGCTCCTACCAGCCCGCCATCAAGGGAAATCGTCGTCGCATCGGCATTGATGGCATGGTTCAGTGGAAGCCGACGCCCGAACTCGAAGTCTATGGTCAAGTCGGTTATCAGGAGTTCCGGTCGATCCAGACCCAGTTCGGCCTTAACATCCCGACCAACGGACGGACCGCCGTGCCGGGCACGGCGACTGTCTTTGACGGCACAAACGACATTCGCTCCATTTCCTACAACAATGTCGCCTTCAACACCTTTGGCGTGGCGCGCGACACCTATGACGAGAATTTCCAATATTCCGGCGGCGTGAATTATGTGACCGACGGGATGCGGCTGAACTTCGACGTGAACTATTCCACATCGAAGAATACCCTCTATTATTCCGAGCTTGACCTTGCCGGTGTCGCCCCGCGCGCCGATCAGGATGTCAGCGCCGGCGTGCCGAGCATGTTACTGAGCGGCGTCAACCTCAACAACATTGGCAGCTATACAATCGGGGCGATGACGCGGAACGAAAATTACTTCAAGGGCGATATGTGGGCGGTGAAGGGCGACGCGTCCTTCGATGTCGAAAGTGACTTCCTCAAGTCGCTGAATTTCGGCCTGCGCTGGGCCAAGCGCGGCATGGATTTCACGCCGGTCCGCTTCTTCCAGACGCCGGGCACGGCTGCCGCTCGCGTCAACGCCGCAGGTTTTTCCGATCTGTTCATGTCCAATCCGCTTAATAATATGTTCAGCGGTTCGGGGAACATCAATCAGGACTTCCTCGTCGCCAATCCCGATGCCTTGCGTCCGCTGGACAATTTCGACGCGATCCGCCAGCAGTTGGGCATCACCACTCCGGTATCGGTCAGCACGCCCGGTATCTACAGCATCAACGAAACGACGATGGCCGGCTTTGCGACGGCGAAATATGGCTTCGACCTTGGCGCCGTGCCGGTGGACGGCAATATCGGCCTTCGTGTGATCCGCACCGGGTTGCAGGTGCAAGGCAACCGCCTGAACGCAGGCCAGACTGTACCCACGCCCATCGACATGAACAGCAATTATCTGAGCGTTTTGCCCAGTGCGAACATCCGGTTCGGGCTGAGCGACAAACTGCAGTTGCGCCTGGCCGCATCGCAAGTGCTGACCCGTCCGGGATTCTCGCAGCTTGCGCCTACGCTTACGCTCGTTCCCGCGCAGAATACCGGTTCTTCGGGCAACCCGGATCTGCGTCCTTTGAAGGCGGATCAGCTTGACGCCAGCCTGGAATATTATTTCGCACCGACGGGATCGGTCTATCTGGCCGGCTTCTACCGCAATGTTCAGAACTTCATTCTGACCGGCACCATCCTGCGGGTCATCGACGGCATCGAATATAGCATCTCGGCGCCCACCAACAGCAATCAGGGCAAGATCAAGGGTATCGAGGTCGGCGGCCAAACCTTCTTCGATTTCCTGCCGGGTCTGCTGAGTGGTTTTGGGGTTCAGGCCAACTATACCTTTGTGGATAGTTCGACCGGTACCTCGATTGCCGGGCTGAGCACGCCGCTGACCGACCTTTCGAAGCATAGCTTCAACGTCAGCGGCATCTACGAAAAAGGTCCGCTTTCCGCCCGTCTCGCCTATAACTGGCGCGACAAGTTCCTGACTGGCCTGTTCACGAACAATGTTGTTGTGGGCCTGCCCGTCTACCGCAAGGCTTATGGCTGGCTGGATGCGTCGATCAATCTGGACGTGACCGACAATATCACCGTTTCGCTGGAAGGAAGCAATCTGCTGCGGAGCAAGACGGACACCTATTATGGCCGTGAAACCCTGGTCGGCAATCTGGAACAGGATGATATCCAGGTTCTGGCGGGCGTGCGGGTGACATTCTAA